One Gordonia sp. SID5947 genomic region harbors:
- a CDS encoding nitronate monooxygenase: protein MTGSPARAAGLTTRFTELVGVEYPIVQTGMGWVSGPSLTSATSNAGGLGILASATMTYDELEAAIAKTKSLTDKPFGVNIRADATDAPERIDLLIRERVKVASFALAPKKELIAKLKDHGVVVIPSIGAAKHAVKVASWGADAVIVQGGEGGGHTGPVATTLLLPSVLDALGDSGIPVVAAGGFFDGRGLVAALSYGAEGVAMGTRFLLTADSAVPDSVKQEYLQRGLGDTVVSVKVDGMPHRVLRTPLVEALESGSRLKALYAAARNANEFKQMTGMRWTTMLRDGRSMRKSGDRTWQQIIMAGNTPMLLRAGLVEGDTHAGVLASGQVVGMIDDLPSCDEMIQSIMTQAHSRLKALGSLS, encoded by the coding sequence ATGACCGGATCTCCCGCACGTGCGGCGGGCCTGACGACCAGGTTCACCGAGCTCGTCGGCGTCGAGTACCCGATCGTGCAGACCGGTATGGGCTGGGTGTCGGGCCCGTCGTTGACCTCGGCGACCTCCAACGCGGGTGGTCTCGGCATCCTGGCATCGGCGACGATGACCTACGACGAACTCGAGGCAGCGATCGCCAAGACGAAGTCGTTGACCGACAAGCCCTTCGGGGTCAACATCCGCGCCGACGCGACCGATGCCCCGGAACGCATCGATCTCCTCATCCGCGAGCGCGTGAAGGTCGCATCCTTCGCCCTCGCTCCGAAGAAGGAGCTGATCGCGAAACTCAAGGATCACGGCGTCGTGGTGATCCCGTCGATCGGCGCGGCGAAGCACGCTGTGAAGGTGGCCTCCTGGGGTGCCGACGCGGTGATCGTGCAGGGCGGCGAGGGTGGCGGGCACACCGGTCCGGTGGCCACCACACTGCTCCTGCCCTCGGTACTCGATGCGCTGGGCGACAGCGGAATTCCGGTGGTTGCCGCCGGCGGGTTCTTCGATGGCCGCGGTCTCGTCGCGGCACTGTCCTACGGCGCCGAGGGCGTCGCGATGGGCACACGCTTTCTGCTCACTGCCGACAGCGCCGTCCCGGATTCGGTCAAGCAGGAGTATCTCCAGCGCGGTCTGGGTGACACCGTGGTGTCGGTCAAGGTCGATGGCATGCCGCACCGCGTGCTGCGTACCCCGCTCGTCGAGGCACTCGAGAGCGGCAGCCGCCTGAAGGCCCTTTACGCCGCGGCGCGAAATGCCAACGAGTTCAAGCAGATGACGGGGATGCGCTGGACGACGATGCTGCGGGACGGTCGCAGCATGCGCAAGTCCGGCGACCGCACCTGGCAGCAGATCATCATGGCGGGTAACACCCCGATGCTCCTGCGGGCAGGCCTCGTCGAGGGCGACACCCACGCCGGCGTGCTGGCGTCCGGTCAGGTCGTCGGGATGATCGACGACCTCCCCAGTTGCGACGAGATGATCCAGTCGATCATGACGCAGGCACACTCGCGGTTGAAGGCTCTGGGCTCGTTGTCCTGA
- a CDS encoding CoA-transferase produces MSTRTDTGSSAAEAVEITRAEICVIACAEIFSGAGEIMASPMAPTPLIGARLARLTTEPDLLITDGEALILADTPAIGKTGPIEGWMPFRKVFDVVASGRRHVVMGANQIDRHGNQNLSAFGPLQHPTRQMFGVRGAPGNTINHPTSYWVARHSPRVFTDQVDIVSGVGYDKIDPDNPAYRYLNIPRVVTNLGVFDFEGPDHTMRAVSLHPGVTADEVAENTGFEIAGLASAPTTRNPSDEELSLIRDVLDPKGVRNREVK; encoded by the coding sequence GTGAGCACCCGCACCGACACCGGATCGTCGGCGGCCGAGGCCGTCGAGATCACCCGCGCCGAGATCTGCGTCATCGCATGCGCCGAGATCTTCTCCGGCGCCGGCGAGATCATGGCGTCCCCGATGGCTCCGACGCCACTGATCGGCGCGCGGCTCGCACGCCTGACCACCGAACCCGATCTGCTCATCACCGACGGTGAGGCGCTGATCCTGGCCGACACCCCGGCCATCGGGAAAACCGGACCCATCGAGGGCTGGATGCCGTTCCGCAAAGTGTTCGACGTGGTCGCCTCGGGCCGCCGGCACGTGGTGATGGGCGCCAACCAGATCGACCGGCACGGCAACCAGAACCTCTCGGCGTTCGGTCCGTTGCAGCATCCGACACGCCAGATGTTCGGCGTGCGTGGCGCTCCCGGCAACACCATCAATCACCCGACCAGCTACTGGGTGGCCCGCCATTCGCCGCGCGTCTTCACCGACCAGGTCGACATCGTGTCCGGCGTCGGATACGACAAGATCGACCCCGACAACCCCGCCTACCGCTACCTGAACATCCCGCGCGTGGTGACAAATCTCGGCGTCTTCGACTTCGAGGGTCCCGACCACACGATGCGCGCGGTGTCACTGCACCCGGGCGTGACAGCCGACGAGGTCGCCGAGAACACCGGCTTCGAGATCGCCGGTCTGGCCTCCGCCCCGACGACCCGCAACCCGTCCGACGAGGAACTGTCGCTCATCCGAGATGTGCTCGACCCCAAGGGTGTCCGGAATCGAGAAGTGAAATGA
- a CDS encoding CoA transferase subunit A — translation MTPTPTDKTSSLDDVVGELRDGMTIGIGGWGSRRKPMALVRALARSDVKDLTVVTYGGPDLGLLCAAGKVRRVYYGFVSLDSAPFYDPWFAKARTDGAIEAREMDEGMVKCGLEAAASRVPFLPIRAGLGSDVPNFWEGELKTVDSPYPAADGRTETLIAMPALRLDAAFVHLDLADHRGNAAYTGVDPYFDDLYCAAAERRYLETDQLVSTEVLVKTVPTQRLLLNRMNVDRVVHTPNGAHFTFAGDYGRDEKFQQFYVESAKDPQAWTAFSKRFLEVDEADYQRAVTEWQAEQEDQK, via the coding sequence ATGACGCCCACCCCGACCGACAAGACCAGTTCGCTCGACGACGTCGTCGGCGAGCTGCGTGACGGAATGACCATCGGTATCGGCGGCTGGGGCTCACGCCGCAAGCCGATGGCGCTGGTGCGCGCTCTGGCGCGTTCCGACGTCAAGGACCTCACCGTGGTCACCTACGGCGGACCCGACCTCGGATTGCTCTGCGCCGCAGGCAAGGTCCGCCGCGTCTACTACGGCTTCGTGTCCCTCGACTCGGCGCCGTTCTACGATCCGTGGTTCGCCAAGGCACGTACCGACGGTGCCATCGAGGCACGGGAGATGGACGAGGGCATGGTCAAGTGCGGCCTCGAGGCGGCAGCCTCGCGAGTGCCGTTCCTCCCGATCCGCGCAGGACTCGGCTCGGACGTGCCGAACTTCTGGGAGGGCGAACTCAAGACCGTCGACTCCCCCTATCCCGCCGCCGACGGCCGGACCGAGACCCTGATCGCGATGCCGGCGCTGCGCCTCGACGCCGCGTTCGTGCATCTCGACCTCGCCGACCATCGTGGCAATGCCGCCTACACCGGCGTCGACCCCTACTTCGACGACCTCTACTGCGCAGCCGCCGAGCGCCGATACCTCGAGACCGATCAGCTCGTGTCCACCGAGGTGCTCGTGAAAACCGTTCCCACCCAACGTCTGCTGCTCAATCGCATGAACGTCGACCGGGTGGTACACACACCGAACGGCGCACATTTCACCTTCGCGGGCGACTACGGCCGCGACGAGAAGTTCCAGCAGTTCTACGTGGAGTCGGCGAAGGATCCCCAGGCGTGGACGGCGTTCTCGAAACGCTTCCTCGAGGTCGACGAAGCCGACTACCAGCGCGCGGTCACCGAGTGGCAGGCAGAGCAGGAGGATCAGAAGTGA
- the echA20 gene encoding (7aS)-7a-methyl-1,5-dioxo-2,3,5,6,7,7a-hexahydro-1H-indene-carboxyl-CoA hydrolase: MPITTTRTENGIATVTVDYPPVNALPSAAWFELADAITAAGEDMSTHVVVLRAEGRGFNAGVDIKEMQATDGFDALIGANRGCAAAFSAVYDCAVPVIVAVNGFCVGGGIGLVGNADVIVASDDAVFGLPEVDRGALGAATHLARLVPQHMMRTLYYTAQNVTATQLEHFGSVYKVVPRDELLDTALEIAEKIATKDTRVIRAAKEAINHIDPVDVKSSYRLEQGFTFELNLAGVADEHRDAFVSTGKTLNTNGGRA, translated from the coding sequence GTGCCGATCACCACGACACGCACCGAGAACGGCATCGCGACCGTCACGGTGGACTACCCACCGGTCAACGCGTTGCCGTCGGCGGCGTGGTTCGAACTGGCCGATGCCATCACCGCCGCGGGCGAGGACATGTCCACGCATGTGGTGGTCCTGCGAGCCGAGGGACGCGGCTTCAACGCGGGCGTCGACATCAAGGAGATGCAGGCGACCGACGGCTTCGACGCCCTGATCGGCGCCAATCGTGGCTGCGCGGCCGCCTTTTCCGCCGTCTACGACTGCGCGGTCCCGGTGATCGTCGCGGTCAACGGCTTCTGTGTCGGCGGCGGGATCGGGCTCGTCGGCAACGCCGACGTCATCGTCGCCTCCGACGACGCGGTCTTCGGCCTTCCCGAGGTGGACCGCGGCGCCCTCGGCGCTGCCACGCATCTTGCCCGGCTGGTACCGCAGCACATGATGCGCACGCTGTACTACACGGCGCAGAACGTCACCGCCACACAGCTCGAGCACTTCGGGTCGGTGTACAAGGTCGTCCCGCGCGACGAACTCCTCGACACCGCACTCGAGATCGCCGAGAAGATCGCGACCAAGGACACCCGCGTGATCCGTGCGGCCAAGGAAGCCATCAACCACATCGATCCCGTCGACGTGAAGAGCAGCTATCGCCTCGAGCAGGGCTTCACCTTCGAACTCAACCTCGCCGGGGTGGCCGACGAGCACCGCGACGCTTTTGTCAGTACCGGTAAGACGCTGAACACAAATGGAGGACGCGCCTGA
- a CDS encoding SDR family oxidoreductase: MKAQSQAAGQGHDLGIDKKVVLVTGGTRGVGAGITQVLAELGAVPVVCGRNPGDDPDVEFVACDVRDADAVDEMIRGIVQTHGRLDGVVNNAGGSPFALAADASPRFTGKIVELNLLAPLNVARAAHAVMRQQESGGAIVNVSSVSGHRPSPGTSAYGAAKAGLDNAMTSLAIEWAPHVRVNSVVCGAVLTEQAHLHLGDDDGVAAVGATIPMGRLAMPADVGNAVAFLLSPLAGYVTGSTLTVHGGGEKPAFLAVATADNQV; encoded by the coding sequence ATGAAGGCACAGTCGCAGGCCGCAGGTCAGGGCCATGACCTCGGCATCGACAAGAAGGTGGTCCTGGTGACCGGCGGCACGCGCGGTGTGGGCGCCGGCATCACGCAGGTGCTCGCCGAACTGGGCGCGGTCCCGGTGGTGTGTGGACGTAACCCCGGCGACGACCCGGACGTCGAGTTCGTCGCCTGCGACGTCCGCGATGCCGACGCGGTCGACGAGATGATTCGCGGCATCGTGCAGACCCACGGCCGGCTCGACGGAGTCGTCAACAATGCGGGCGGCTCGCCGTTCGCGCTGGCGGCCGACGCCTCACCCAGGTTCACCGGCAAGATCGTCGAGCTGAACCTGCTCGCGCCGCTGAACGTCGCGCGCGCCGCACACGCGGTGATGCGGCAGCAGGAGTCCGGCGGCGCGATCGTGAACGTGTCCAGTGTGAGTGGCCACCGGCCGTCGCCGGGGACCTCGGCCTACGGCGCTGCCAAGGCGGGCCTCGACAACGCGATGACATCCCTAGCGATCGAATGGGCACCACATGTACGGGTCAACTCGGTCGTGTGCGGAGCCGTGCTGACCGAGCAGGCGCATCTGCATCTCGGTGACGACGACGGTGTTGCCGCCGTGGGCGCGACCATCCCGATGGGTCGGCTCGCGATGCCCGCCGATGTGGGCAACGCGGTGGCGTTCCTGCTCAGTCCGTTGGCCGGTTACGTCACCGGATCGACACTGACCGTGCATGGTGGTGGTGAGAAACCGGCGTTCCTGGCCGTCGCCACCGCAGACAATCAGGTGTGA
- a CDS encoding SDR family oxidoreductase, with product MADKLNEGRVAIVTGAGQGIGRAHALAFAADGAKVVVNDFDADAAHAVAGEINDAGGSAVAGVADVADWSDGAALVETAVTEFGGLDILVNNAGFVRDRMLVAMSEDEWDAVIRVHLKGHFVTLHHAAAYWRAQSKAGEQRAARIINTSSGAGLFGSVGQGNYVAAKAGITALTIQAAAELAGYGVTANAIAPSARTQMTMGAGEAMAAQMAAPADGSFDAMDPANISPLVVWLGSPESASVTGRVFEVEGGKVTVVDAFQRSAEQDKGSRWAPSELGPVVEEILAKSPVPVPVYGAR from the coding sequence TTGGCTGACAAGCTGAATGAGGGGCGCGTCGCAATCGTGACCGGCGCGGGCCAGGGGATCGGCCGCGCCCACGCGCTGGCCTTCGCCGCCGACGGGGCCAAGGTCGTGGTCAACGATTTCGACGCCGATGCCGCGCACGCCGTCGCCGGTGAGATCAACGACGCGGGCGGATCGGCGGTCGCGGGTGTGGCCGACGTCGCCGATTGGTCCGACGGTGCGGCTCTGGTGGAAACCGCGGTCACCGAGTTCGGCGGCCTCGACATCCTGGTCAACAACGCGGGTTTCGTCCGCGATCGGATGCTGGTCGCGATGTCGGAGGACGAGTGGGATGCGGTGATCCGCGTCCACCTCAAGGGGCATTTCGTCACGCTGCACCACGCGGCGGCATACTGGCGCGCACAGTCGAAGGCCGGTGAGCAGCGCGCGGCCCGGATCATCAACACCTCGTCGGGCGCCGGACTGTTCGGTTCGGTCGGGCAGGGGAATTACGTTGCGGCCAAGGCCGGTATCACCGCCCTGACCATCCAGGCCGCCGCCGAACTGGCCGGCTACGGAGTGACCGCGAACGCGATCGCGCCGTCGGCGCGCACCCAGATGACGATGGGCGCGGGTGAGGCGATGGCCGCACAGATGGCCGCGCCTGCCGACGGATCGTTCGACGCGATGGACCCGGCGAACATCTCCCCGCTCGTGGTCTGGCTCGGATCACCGGAGTCCGCCTCGGTCACCGGCCGCGTCTTCGAGGTCGAGGGCGGCAAGGTCACCGTGGTCGACGCGTTCCAGCGCAGCGCCGAGCAGGACAAGGGATCACGCTGGGCGCCGAGCGAACTCGGCCCGGTGGTGGAGGAGATCCTGGCGAAGTCGCCGGTGCCGGTGCCCGTCTACGGCGCGCGGTAG
- a CDS encoding GNAT family N-acetyltransferase yields MTDLDLATTRRDITDALLTALERRHEVLDAIVEAENRAEAVDAVAVLLGKSKLGAEAILGMSLQQLTKDERRKNQAELDDLNNALTFTLAERPASSGDTLELRAFTGDDADLFKVRTEELKVAGDGSGSPAGDLSDEIAKATERVDNEDAVWLVAVEGGTKVGMVFGELVNGEVDVRIWIHPEHRKKGYGTAALRKSRSEMAADFPGVPMVVRAPTA; encoded by the coding sequence ATGACCGATCTGGATCTGGCGACCACTCGCCGCGACATCACCGACGCCCTTCTGACCGCGCTGGAGCGACGCCACGAAGTCCTCGACGCGATCGTCGAGGCCGAGAATCGTGCGGAGGCCGTCGACGCCGTCGCCGTACTCCTCGGCAAGTCGAAGCTGGGTGCCGAAGCCATTCTCGGCATGTCTCTGCAGCAGCTCACCAAGGACGAGCGCCGCAAGAACCAGGCCGAGCTCGACGACCTGAACAACGCACTGACCTTCACGCTCGCCGAGCGGCCGGCCAGCAGCGGCGACACCTTGGAGCTGCGGGCCTTCACCGGCGACGACGCTGACCTGTTCAAGGTCCGTACCGAAGAGTTGAAGGTCGCGGGCGACGGGTCCGGCAGCCCGGCGGGCGACCTGTCCGACGAGATCGCGAAGGCAACCGAACGCGTCGACAACGAGGACGCCGTCTGGCTCGTCGCCGTCGAGGGCGGCACCAAGGTCGGCATGGTGTTCGGTGAGCTGGTCAACGGCGAGGTGGACGTCCGGATCTGGATTCACCCCGAGCACCGCAAGAAGGGATACGGCACCGCGGCGCTACGCAAGTCCCGTTCCGAGATGGCGGCGGACTTCCCCGGCGTGCCGATGGTGGTCCGCGCGCCCACCGCCTGA
- the fadD8 gene encoding fatty-acid--CoA ligase FadD8, producing MTDVQDATTDFDHLRGGTHLGDLLVAALSRHADRKVLFLGDTELTGREMADAVSRYQQAFESMGAGTGSTVGLLALNRPEVLLVIGAGQTQGWRRTALHPLGSLDDHAYVLSDAGVTTLVIDPVPMFVERAAALMERVESLKQVLTLGPVPEELAAYGRDVIAEAANYQPRPLAAADLPPDHVVSITYTGGTTGKPKGVIGTARAMSTMTQIQLSEWEWPENPRFLMCTPLSHAGAAFFVPTLIKGGSMVVMAKFDPAEVLRVIEEERITATMLVPSMLYALMDHPDSRTRDLSSLETVYYGASAINPVRLAEAIERFGPIFAQYYGQSEAPMVISYLGKNDHPKPGEDTRRLSSCGRPSAFLRTALLGPDDKPVAQGEPGEICVAGPLLAGGYWGLPEQTAETFRDGWLRTGDVAREDADGFWYIVDRTKDMIVTGGFNVFPREVEDVVAEHASVGQVGVIGVPDDKWGEAVTAVVVLRGDADQTDEAKERVTKEIQQSVKDRKGAVQSPKQVVFVESLPLTALGKPDKKALRAKFWENSERGVG from the coding sequence ATGACTGATGTTCAGGATGCGACGACCGACTTCGACCATCTGCGGGGTGGAACCCATCTCGGCGACCTACTGGTGGCCGCGTTGAGCCGCCACGCCGACCGCAAGGTGCTGTTCCTCGGGGACACCGAGCTCACCGGACGCGAGATGGCCGACGCGGTCAGCCGCTACCAGCAGGCCTTCGAATCGATGGGCGCGGGAACCGGATCGACCGTCGGGTTGCTCGCGCTCAACCGGCCGGAGGTGCTGCTGGTGATCGGCGCCGGGCAGACCCAGGGGTGGCGCCGCACGGCGCTGCATCCGCTCGGTTCGCTCGACGACCACGCCTACGTCCTGTCCGACGCCGGGGTCACCACTCTCGTCATCGATCCCGTGCCGATGTTCGTCGAGCGCGCGGCGGCGCTGATGGAGCGCGTCGAGAGCCTCAAGCAGGTGCTGACACTCGGACCGGTCCCGGAGGAACTCGCGGCCTACGGCCGTGACGTGATCGCCGAGGCGGCCAACTATCAGCCCAGGCCGCTCGCCGCCGCCGACCTCCCGCCCGACCACGTCGTCTCGATCACCTACACCGGCGGCACCACCGGTAAACCGAAGGGCGTCATCGGCACCGCCCGAGCGATGTCGACGATGACCCAGATCCAGCTCTCCGAATGGGAGTGGCCGGAGAACCCGCGGTTCCTGATGTGCACGCCGCTCTCGCACGCCGGTGCAGCATTCTTCGTGCCGACCCTCATCAAGGGCGGGTCCATGGTGGTCATGGCCAAGTTCGATCCCGCCGAGGTGCTGCGCGTGATCGAGGAGGAGCGCATCACCGCGACAATGCTCGTGCCGTCGATGCTCTACGCGCTGATGGACCATCCGGATTCGCGGACGCGCGATCTCTCTTCGCTGGAGACCGTGTATTACGGTGCGTCGGCGATCAATCCGGTGCGCCTCGCGGAGGCGATCGAACGCTTCGGTCCCATCTTCGCGCAGTACTACGGGCAATCCGAGGCGCCGATGGTCATCAGCTACCTCGGCAAGAACGATCATCCGAAGCCCGGTGAGGACACCCGACGACTCAGCAGCTGCGGTCGCCCGTCGGCGTTCCTGCGCACTGCCCTGTTGGGGCCCGACGACAAGCCGGTGGCCCAGGGCGAACCCGGTGAGATCTGCGTGGCCGGGCCGTTGCTGGCCGGCGGGTACTGGGGTCTGCCGGAACAGACCGCGGAGACCTTCCGGGACGGCTGGCTGCGCACCGGTGACGTGGCCAGGGAAGACGCCGACGGGTTCTGGTACATCGTCGACCGAACCAAGGACATGATCGTCACGGGCGGCTTCAACGTGTTCCCACGCGAGGTGGAAGACGTTGTCGCCGAGCATGCGTCGGTCGGTCAGGTCGGGGTGATCGGTGTGCCTGATGACAAGTGGGGCGAGGCGGTCACCGCCGTCGTCGTGCTGCGTGGCGACGCGGATCAGACCGACGAGGCCAAGGAGCGCGTGACCAAGGAGATCCAACAGTCGGTGAAAGACCGCAAGGGTGCGGTGCAGTCACCCAAGCAGGTCGTCTTCGTCGAGTCGCTGCCGCTGACCGCGCTGGGCAAGCCGGACAAGAAGGCCCTGCGCGCGAAGTTCTGGGAGAACTCGGAGCGCGGGGTCGGCTGA